One Mangrovimonas cancribranchiae DNA segment encodes these proteins:
- the lepB gene encoding signal peptidase I, which produces MTWTQWLIFILVIQVIHGLGTWKLYVKAGKQAWQAFVPVYNAVVLMKIINRPWYWTILLFLPIVNLIMFPVVWVETARSFGKNSATDTLLSIVTLGFFNYYLNYTADVTYINDRSLKPRTSLGDWVSSILFAIVAATIVHTYVIQPFTIPTSSLEKSLLVGDFLFVSKFHYGARVPMTTVAAPMVHDTIPGIKKKSYLYDDKKGEKSTSWKNFFQLPYLRLPGFQNIKHNDIVVFNWPVDTLYNMYKTADRTYFKPIDKRTNYVKRCVGLPGDTIEVKDGFVYVNGKQNVLPDRAKLQFFHTIETKGNVDMRFLNKYGITEYTNVFSLGTKVWDDTRVQDFLRNNNTHLDVVHRDSTNVHVIGQMSRTAYEKLKFTTVSNKISANATLELAKKMKQDPEVVSIVKNSSETRDASVFPHNPNYDWNNDFFGPLYLPEAGKTIDLTLENLPLYKRVITAYEGNDLQVKGNQIFINDQVANTYTFSKDYYWLMGDNRHNSQDARSWGLVPFDHVVGKPVFIWMSWGDGKPRWERWFTTVGGSGKPVSYLIPFLVLLAIWFGFNQWRKKKKAA; this is translated from the coding sequence ATGACTTGGACGCAGTGGTTAATTTTCATTCTAGTAATTCAAGTAATTCACGGCTTAGGAACATGGAAATTGTATGTAAAAGCAGGTAAACAAGCTTGGCAAGCATTTGTTCCAGTATATAATGCTGTTGTTTTAATGAAAATAATTAATCGCCCATGGTATTGGACGATTTTATTATTCTTACCTATAGTTAACCTTATTATGTTTCCTGTTGTTTGGGTTGAAACTGCTAGGAGTTTTGGTAAAAATTCAGCTACCGATACATTATTGTCTATTGTAACGCTAGGGTTTTTTAATTACTACTTAAACTATACAGCAGATGTTACGTATATAAACGATAGAAGTCTTAAACCAAGAACGTCTTTAGGAGATTGGGTAAGCTCCATTTTATTTGCTATTGTTGCTGCAACAATCGTACATACTTATGTAATACAACCGTTTACTATCCCAACATCATCATTAGAGAAATCGTTGCTTGTAGGAGATTTTCTTTTTGTAAGTAAATTTCATTATGGTGCCAGAGTTCCTATGACTACTGTTGCTGCACCAATGGTTCATGATACCATTCCTGGAATTAAGAAAAAATCGTACTTGTACGATGACAAAAAAGGAGAGAAAAGTACGTCTTGGAAAAACTTTTTTCAATTACCATATCTAAGGTTGCCAGGATTTCAAAACATAAAACACAACGATATAGTTGTATTTAATTGGCCGGTAGATACGTTATATAACATGTATAAAACAGCCGATAGAACCTATTTTAAACCTATTGATAAACGTACAAATTATGTGAAAAGATGTGTTGGATTACCAGGCGATACTATAGAAGTTAAAGATGGTTTTGTTTACGTGAATGGTAAACAAAATGTATTACCAGACCGTGCAAAACTGCAGTTCTTCCATACTATAGAAACCAAGGGTAACGTTGATATGCGTTTTCTTAATAAATACGGTATTACAGAATATACCAATGTGTTTTCTTTGGGAACCAAGGTTTGGGACGATACCAGGGTTCAAGATTTTTTAAGAAATAATAATACGCACTTAGATGTTGTTCATAGAGATAGTACAAATGTGCATGTAATAGGGCAAATGAGCCGAACAGCATACGAAAAGTTAAAGTTTACTACGGTTAGCAATAAAATTAGTGCCAATGCGACGTTAGAACTAGCTAAGAAAATGAAACAAGACCCCGAAGTGGTTTCTATTGTAAAGAATAGCTCAGAGACAAGAGACGCTAGTGTGTTTCCTCACAACCCAAATTACGATTGGAATAACGACTTTTTCGGCCCATTATACTTACCTGAAGCAGGAAAAACAATTGATTTAACTCTAGAAAATTTACCACTATACAAACGTGTTATTACGGCTTACGAAGGCAATGATCTTCAAGTAAAAGGCAACCAAATTTTTATTAATGACCAAGTGGCCAATACGTATACGTTTTCTAAAGACTATTATTGGCTTATGGGAGATAATCGCCATAATTCACAAGATGCACGTTCATGGGGTTTGGTACCATTTGATCATGTTGTTGGTAAACCTGTGTTTATTTGGATGAGCTGGGGTGATGGCAAACCACGTTGGGAACGTTGGTTTACAACTGTTGGTGGTAGCGGCAAGCCAGTATCTTACTTAATTCCATTTTTAGTATTGCTAGCTATTTGGTTTGGATTTAACCAATGGCGTAAGAAGAAAAAAGCAGCATAA
- the dapB gene encoding 4-hydroxy-tetrahydrodipicolinate reductase: MKIALLGYGKMGKTIEKIALSRGHDIVIKTSDEDGYDISQADVAIDFSVPNAAFYNIVNCFKHNVPVISGTTGWLQNYDKAVELCEENKGAFIYASNFSLGVNIFFELNKNLARMMSQLREYDVSMEEVHHTQKLDAPSGTAITLAEDIISEHADYTEWKLESGLEGVIPITAKRIENVPGTHSIDYKSEVDTINITHTAHSRQGFALGAVVAAEWLLGKTGVFTMKDVLNIG; this comes from the coding sequence ATGAAAATAGCACTACTAGGATATGGTAAAATGGGAAAAACCATTGAAAAAATAGCCTTAAGTAGAGGACACGATATTGTTATAAAAACATCAGATGAAGATGGTTACGATATATCTCAAGCCGATGTAGCTATAGATTTTAGCGTGCCAAATGCTGCTTTTTATAATATAGTGAATTGTTTTAAACACAACGTACCGGTAATTTCTGGTACAACGGGTTGGTTGCAAAATTATGATAAGGCTGTAGAGCTTTGTGAAGAAAACAAAGGCGCTTTTATTTATGCATCTAACTTTAGTTTAGGCGTTAATATCTTTTTCGAGCTAAATAAAAACCTAGCTCGTATGATGAGTCAGTTACGGGAATACGATGTCTCTATGGAAGAGGTTCACCATACACAAAAATTAGATGCCCCTAGTGGAACAGCCATTACATTAGCTGAAGATATTATTTCTGAACATGCCGACTATACCGAATGGAAATTAGAGTCAGGCCTCGAAGGAGTAATACCTATCACAGCAAAGCGTATTGAAAATGTGCCCGGTACGCACAGTATAGACTACAAAAGCGAAGTTGATACGATAAATATAACACACACAGCACATAGCAGACAAGGTTTTGCGCTTGGTGCTGTTGTAGCAGCAGAATGGTTACTTGGAAAAACAGGTGTTTTTACTATGAAGGATGTGTTAAATATTGGTTAA
- a CDS encoding DUF5683 domain-containing protein codes for MPSKYILAFFLLFVFSFSALAQEGKDEENKKEDKSKLTPTEELVVEQAAIDKKPIDPLAPARAAFYSAVLPGLGQAYNKKYWKIPIVYAGLGIGMYFYLDNQKEYQRYRDAYKRRLAGFQDDEFYGVVTDDGLREAQKTLRRNKEISLLVTIGIYALNIIDANVDAHLLQYNVDDNLSLRPHYKLNEFDNTGDLGVTLNFKF; via the coding sequence GTGCCAAGTAAATATATACTCGCGTTTTTTTTACTATTTGTTTTTTCATTTTCAGCTTTAGCTCAAGAAGGTAAGGATGAAGAAAATAAAAAAGAAGACAAAAGTAAACTTACTCCAACCGAAGAATTGGTTGTTGAGCAGGCAGCTATAGATAAAAAACCTATAGATCCACTTGCACCAGCAAGGGCGGCTTTCTATTCGGCGGTATTGCCAGGATTGGGGCAAGCATACAATAAAAAGTATTGGAAGATACCCATTGTGTATGCGGGATTAGGAATAGGGATGTATTTTTATTTGGATAATCAAAAAGAATACCAACGTTATCGCGATGCCTATAAAAGACGATTAGCCGGTTTTCAAGACGATGAGTTTTATGGCGTTGTTACAGATGATGGCTTACGAGAAGCCCAAAAAACATTACGTAGAAACAAAGAAATTTCCCTTTTGGTTACAATTGGTATTTATGCACTAAATATTATCGATGCCAATGTAGACGCTCACTTATTACAGTATAATGTAGATGATAACCTGTCGTTACGACCACATTATAAGCTTAATGAGTTTGATAATACGGGCGATTTAGGCGTAACTCTTAATTTCAAATTTTAA
- a CDS encoding ParB/RepB/Spo0J family partition protein yields the protein MAKATKKQALGRGLSALLKDPSNDINSVQDENADKVIGNIVDLDIETIDINPFQPRTNFNEETLRELASSIKELGVIQPITVRKLDFNKYQLVSGERRFRASKLIGLETIPAYIRIANDQESLEMALVENIQRQDLDPIEIALSYQRLIDEISLTQEQMSERVGKKRSTIANYLRLLKLDPIIQTGMRDGFISMGHGRAIINIENQSHQLDIYEQIISKKLSVRDTEAIVRAFQQGEEAPKPSSKSKSQELPKYIKKGAKEFSEYFGHKINVKVNNKGKGNISIPFHSEEDFNRIIKLVKSAK from the coding sequence ATGGCGAAGGCAACAAAGAAACAGGCTTTAGGAAGAGGATTATCAGCATTATTAAAAGATCCTAGTAACGACATTAACTCTGTACAAGACGAAAATGCCGATAAGGTTATAGGAAATATAGTAGATTTAGATATTGAGACGATAGATATTAATCCGTTTCAACCGCGAACAAACTTTAACGAGGAAACGCTACGCGAATTAGCGTCATCTATTAAAGAATTAGGCGTTATTCAACCAATAACTGTTAGAAAGTTAGATTTTAATAAGTACCAATTAGTTTCTGGAGAAAGACGTTTTCGAGCTTCTAAGTTAATAGGCTTAGAAACTATTCCTGCTTACATAAGAATAGCAAACGACCAAGAGTCTCTAGAAATGGCCTTGGTAGAAAATATTCAGCGTCAAGATTTAGATCCAATAGAAATTGCCTTATCGTACCAACGTTTAATAGATGAAATTAGCCTTACACAAGAGCAAATGAGCGAGCGTGTAGGAAAAAAACGTTCTACGATTGCTAACTATTTACGCTTGTTAAAGCTCGATCCTATTATTCAAACAGGTATGCGCGACGGCTTTATTTCTATGGGACATGGGCGTGCCATAATTAATATAGAAAACCAAAGCCACCAATTAGATATTTACGAGCAAATTATCTCTAAAAAATTATCGGTACGAGATACAGAAGCTATTGTTAGAGCGTTTCAACAAGGAGAAGAAGCTCCAAAACCTTCTTCAAAATCTAAATCGCAAGAACTTCCAAAATACATAAAAAAAGGAGCCAAAGAGTTTTCAGAATACTTTGGTCATAAAATAAACGTTAAGGTTAATAATAAAGGAAAAGGTAATATTAGTATTCCTTTTCATTCAGAAGAAGACTTTAATCGTATCATCAAACTCGTAAAAAGTGCCAAGTAA
- a CDS encoding AAA family ATPase codes for MGKIIAIANQKGGVGKTTTSVNLAASLGVLEKKVLLIDADPQANATSGLGIDVEEVELGTYQLLEHTNTVKEAIVKTETPNLDIIPAHIDLVAIEIELVDKDRREYMLQQAIQEIKDDYDFILIDCAPSLGLLTLNALTASDSVIIPIQCEYFALEGLGKLLNTIKSVQKIHNNKLDIEGMLLTMYDSRLRLSNQVVEEVQKHFNDMVFQTIIQRNVRLSEAPSYGESIINYDAASKGASNYLSLAKEIINKNS; via the coding sequence ATGGGTAAAATTATAGCCATTGCCAATCAAAAAGGTGGTGTTGGAAAAACAACCACTTCTGTAAACCTTGCTGCTTCGCTAGGTGTGTTAGAAAAAAAAGTGCTTCTTATTGATGCCGATCCACAAGCGAATGCTACGTCAGGATTAGGTATTGATGTTGAAGAAGTCGAATTAGGAACTTATCAGTTGCTAGAGCATACCAATACAGTAAAAGAAGCTATTGTAAAAACCGAAACACCAAATCTGGATATTATTCCAGCGCATATTGATTTGGTTGCTATAGAAATTGAATTAGTAGATAAGGATAGGCGCGAGTATATGCTTCAACAAGCTATACAAGAGATAAAGGATGATTATGATTTTATTTTAATTGATTGTGCACCGTCTTTAGGGTTACTAACGTTAAATGCTTTAACAGCATCCGACTCGGTTATTATTCCTATTCAATGCGAATATTTTGCCTTAGAAGGTTTAGGCAAGTTGTTAAACACAATAAAAAGCGTACAAAAAATACATAATAATAAACTGGATATAGAAGGCATGTTGTTAACCATGTACGATTCACGTTTAAGACTATCAAATCAAGTGGTAGAAGAAGTGCAAAAGCATTTTAACGATATGGTTTTTCAAACAATTATTCAACGAAATGTAAGACTTAGTGAGGCACCAAGTTATGGCGAAAGCATTATTAATTACGATGCCGCTAGTAAAGGCGCCAGCAATTATTTAAGTTTGGCGAAGGAAATCATTAATAAAAACTCCTAA
- a CDS encoding nucleoside deaminase: MTENDKHFMTRAISLAEEGMNKNAGGPFGCVIVKNGKIVAEGHNCVTSTNDPTAHAEVVAIRKACEALGTFQLDDCTIYTSCEPCPMCLGAIYWARPQKVFYACDKKDAANIDFDDHFIYEEIDKPISVRSISFQQILQKEGVSVFNKWTNKVDKTEY; this comes from the coding sequence TTGACAGAAAACGATAAACATTTTATGACACGTGCCATTAGCTTGGCAGAAGAAGGCATGAACAAAAATGCTGGCGGACCTTTTGGGTGTGTTATAGTAAAAAACGGAAAAATTGTTGCCGAAGGGCATAACTGTGTTACCTCAACCAACGATCCTACCGCACATGCCGAAGTTGTTGCCATTAGAAAAGCTTGCGAAGCTTTAGGAACATTTCAATTAGACGATTGCACTATTTACACCTCATGCGAACCCTGCCCTATGTGTTTAGGGGCTATTTATTGGGCTAGACCTCAAAAAGTATTTTATGCTTGCGATAAAAAAGATGCTGCCAATATAGATTTTGACGACCATTTTATTTACGAAGAAATTGATAAACCTATTTCTGTACGAAGTATCTCTTTTCAACAAATTTTACAAAAAGAAGGTGTTTCTGTTTTTAATAAGTGGACCAATAAAGTTGATAAAACCGAATATTAG
- a CDS encoding RNA polymerase sigma factor, translating to MKDTNNQKIIHQVLQGNTAAFVTLVDTYKDLVFSLALQMLKHREEAEEVAQDTFIKVYKSLEKFKGDSKLSTWIYKITYNNCLDRIKKNRKHFNEVPIDSFTEREVKSIDNAFNALVAVERKEAITSCISKLPNDEGFLLTLYYFEEKSLSEISKIMSITQNNVKVKLFRSRKKLATILKQYLEPELIASYERPDR from the coding sequence ATGAAAGACACTAACAACCAAAAAATCATCCATCAAGTATTACAAGGCAATACAGCTGCTTTTGTAACGTTGGTTGATACATATAAAGATTTAGTGTTTAGTTTAGCATTACAAATGTTAAAACATCGCGAAGAAGCGGAAGAGGTTGCACAAGATACGTTTATTAAAGTGTATAAATCACTAGAAAAGTTTAAAGGCGATTCTAAATTGTCTACATGGATATATAAAATTACGTATAACAATTGTTTAGACAGAATTAAAAAAAATAGGAAGCATTTTAATGAAGTGCCAATAGATAGTTTTACAGAACGTGAAGTAAAAAGTATAGATAATGCTTTTAATGCTTTGGTTGCTGTAGAACGTAAGGAGGCGATTACAAGTTGCATAAGTAAGCTTCCAAACGATGAAGGGTTTTTGCTAACATTATATTATTTTGAAGAAAAGTCTTTAAGTGAAATATCAAAAATAATGAGTATAACCCAGAACAATGTTAAGGTTAAATTGTTTAGAAGCCGGAAAAAACTAGCCACTATTTTAAAACAATATTTAGAACCTGAATTAATAGCAAGTTATGAAAGACCAGACAGATAA
- a CDS encoding DUF6249 domain-containing protein produces MGSEVIILPVIFGAVFGIFYLYFSTRNKERLALIEKGADASIFVKGKQKTAPIWKVLILNLALLLTGIGLGSFIALLLESYTTINDNAIYPSCIFTMAGLGLFAGFNMTKNLDKE; encoded by the coding sequence ATGGGATCAGAAGTTATTATTTTACCTGTTATTTTCGGCGCCGTTTTCGGCATATTTTACTTATACTTTTCAACAAGAAACAAAGAACGTCTTGCTTTAATTGAAAAAGGTGCCGACGCTAGTATTTTTGTTAAAGGGAAACAGAAAACAGCTCCTATTTGGAAAGTTTTAATATTAAACTTAGCCTTATTATTAACTGGTATTGGCTTAGGCTCTTTTATTGCCTTGTTACTAGAAAGTTATACAACTATTAACGACAATGCCATTTATCCGTCATGTATTTTTACTATGGCTGGTTTAGGACTTTTTGCTGGTTTTAACATGACAAAAAACTTAGACAAAGAATAA
- a CDS encoding MauE/DoxX family redox-associated membrane protein, whose protein sequence is MSNLWHLYVMAIIYILAGIMHFVKPKVYMRIMPRYLPNHRFLVYLSGFFEILFGVLLYFNSTRNLAIYGIILMLTIFLLVHFYMLSSEKAGAGFPKWLLILRLPLQFALMYWAYLYLT, encoded by the coding sequence ATGAGTAACCTTTGGCACTTGTACGTTATGGCTATAATTTACATTTTAGCTGGCATTATGCACTTTGTAAAACCTAAAGTATACATGCGAATTATGCCCAGGTATTTACCTAACCATAGGTTTCTAGTGTATTTAAGTGGTTTTTTCGAAATTCTTTTTGGGGTTTTACTATACTTTAATAGTACAAGAAACTTAGCTATTTATGGCATTATTTTAATGCTCACCATTTTTTTACTTGTTCATTTTTATATGCTTTCAAGTGAAAAAGCTGGTGCAGGTTTCCCGAAATGGCTTTTAATTTTAAGACTTCCGCTACAATTTGCTTTAATGTATTGGGCTTATTTATATCTTACTTAA
- a CDS encoding uracil-DNA glycosylase family protein has translation MFIHQHPYKPFIPKDTSKLIVGTLPPPRFTTGDLKPDDVNFCYGSRDGQLWKILNRIFDLNLKFENTEEAVVHRKSFLKKHNIGICDMVEKAKRDKIDASDLGMQDVELRDMIKILQQHTTIKTLLFMGGNSKNGPEYFFRRHIKPHGIKLKVVSNQVPRIHQFLVPNTSRIIKTVSLTAPSGSANRAVGSMALYKQLKQRDSNFSTLDFRVMQYTEFFK, from the coding sequence GTGTTTATACATCAACATCCTTATAAACCGTTTATTCCAAAAGACACGTCAAAATTAATTGTTGGGACATTGCCACCGCCTAGATTTACAACGGGCGATTTAAAACCAGACGATGTTAATTTTTGTTATGGTAGTCGCGATGGACAATTATGGAAAATTTTAAACAGGATATTTGATTTAAACCTAAAATTTGAAAATACAGAAGAAGCTGTTGTGCATAGAAAATCGTTTCTTAAAAAACACAACATAGGCATTTGCGATATGGTTGAAAAAGCCAAGCGTGATAAAATTGATGCGTCAGATTTAGGAATGCAAGATGTTGAGTTGCGAGATATGATTAAGATTTTGCAACAGCATACAACCATTAAAACATTGCTTTTTATGGGTGGAAATAGTAAAAATGGTCCTGAATATTTTTTTAGAAGACATATAAAACCTCATGGAATTAAACTTAAAGTAGTTTCTAATCAGGTGCCAAGAATACATCAGTTTTTAGTGCCAAATACATCGCGTATAATAAAAACAGTCTCTCTAACGGCGCCTTCAGGAAGTGCTAACAGAGCCGTTGGTAGTATGGCGCTTTACAAACAATTAAAGCAACGCGATTCTAATTTTAGTACGTTAGATTTTAGGGTAATGCAATACACCGAGTTTTTTAAGTAA
- a CDS encoding 30S ribosomal protein THX encodes MGKGDKKTKRGKIHRGTYGVRRPRIKKKPRPENKIDVNKKAK; translated from the coding sequence ATGGGAAAAGGCGATAAAAAGACAAAACGCGGAAAAATACACAGAGGCACTTATGGCGTAAGGAGACCACGTATAAAGAAAAAGCCGCGCCCTGAAAACAAAATTGACGTTAACAAAAAAGCCAAATAA
- the yaaA gene encoding peroxide stress protein YaaA, translating into MKLVLSPAKSLDYESNLPTSKTTEACFLKEAERLNTLLKKKSPKSLSKLMGISDNLAQLNYQRNQDWELPFTSNNARQAVYAFNGDVYRGLDAYTIAENKLDKLQNTVRIISGLYGVLKPLDLIQPYRLEMGTKMPVGKNKNLYEFWRKKVTQSLNEELQEDDVFLNLASNEYAKAIDRKALKAPVIDVDFKELKNGKYKTIAIYAKLARGLMARYIVENDAKTIEDVKGFDVENYRFSEALSTDKKLVFTR; encoded by the coding sequence ATGAAACTCGTCTTATCTCCAGCAAAATCATTAGATTACGAAAGTAATCTGCCAACTTCAAAAACGACGGAAGCTTGTTTTTTAAAAGAAGCTGAACGTTTAAATACTTTGCTAAAGAAAAAATCACCTAAAAGTTTATCTAAGCTTATGGGAATTTCAGATAACTTGGCACAGTTAAATTACCAACGTAATCAAGATTGGGAATTGCCATTTACATCAAATAATGCCAGACAAGCTGTGTACGCTTTTAATGGCGATGTTTACAGAGGATTAGATGCGTATACCATTGCAGAAAATAAACTAGATAAACTTCAAAATACAGTAAGGATAATTTCTGGACTTTATGGGGTGTTAAAACCTTTAGATTTAATACAACCTTACCGCTTAGAAATGGGAACTAAAATGCCTGTAGGAAAAAATAAAAACCTATATGAATTTTGGAGAAAAAAAGTGACGCAATCTTTAAATGAAGAATTACAAGAAGACGACGTATTTTTAAATTTAGCAAGTAATGAGTATGCTAAAGCTATAGATAGAAAAGCGTTAAAAGCACCGGTGATTGATGTTGATTTTAAAGAACTAAAAAATGGAAAATATAAAACCATTGCCATTTACGCTAAACTAGCACGTGGTTTAATGGCACGGTATATTGTGGAGAATGATGCAAAAACCATTGAAGATGTTAAAGGATTCGATGTAGAAAATTACCGTTTTAGCGAAGCCTTATCAACAGACAAAAAACTTGTGTTTACAAGGTAG
- a CDS encoding glycosyltransferase family 9 protein, whose product MNRILFLHDTGITLKRGAELTLTQLISYGDELGFLVELNLLENFKITKEKIAQSNIIIVSSTSRCQFEIELLQYIINSNKPYVKLEYDYNFCVRRNLLCLSEKNVKNCCNNEKYHLYRNLFANARLNVFQSPKHYQYHYDFFGEAIGEHLIMPPTVDVDNLQISKEKLDQIPFFGTLNNLKGGYEFVDYAVNHPDKQFVVYGENKLQVDIPKNIKFKSPIENKEVLNILGKTKTIIIKPVWPEPSGRLAAEAFLSDCEIITNDKVGTWSFNFYPDDKAKALKAIKETIPEFWNNINLIQNQELDKEQNKSLGNVLVKKSYGGLGDIFFTIPAVYKLKAVSQKVTYALAPRLVNFFKTYLNGVAVISSKEIETKQYDTIIELGNHPKFNYEVNQIEYITGKKLKQHSIKHYIDGVARLHANIENNYSGFPYFKRDETALKSKKYFTVHPGAGFILKAWPITYFAKLIEQIHNYYPELEVQVIQGPKDPDISPYLSRELSFKIIDGGIEDVAKAVSGAMFHIGNDSGITHLAGAFNCPILTIYGPTGPGSWGAYSENVELIWGKKGHCNLTCNYNVIINCEDRVCLNNVLPNRLFYRLQKLLDKLGFTSQEIYYYNTEFQLKKEKNNSYVFKNLENEYLLEFSDEESQHYFSSAFNGEIINTKNMPEQFREMFSSLVSLDIFTPMMHLK is encoded by the coding sequence TTGAATAGAATTTTATTCCTTCACGATACAGGCATAACCTTAAAGCGTGGTGCCGAATTAACATTAACCCAACTTATTTCCTATGGAGACGAGTTGGGGTTTTTAGTTGAACTAAATCTTCTTGAAAACTTTAAAATAACCAAAGAGAAGATAGCTCAATCAAATATAATTATTGTAAGTAGTACATCGCGTTGTCAATTTGAAATAGAATTGCTCCAATACATTATAAACAGTAATAAACCATATGTTAAGCTAGAGTACGATTATAATTTTTGTGTTAGGCGAAACCTATTGTGTTTAAGTGAAAAGAACGTTAAGAATTGCTGTAATAATGAAAAATATCATCTTTACAGAAATCTGTTTGCTAACGCACGATTAAATGTATTTCAATCACCAAAACATTATCAATATCATTACGATTTTTTTGGAGAAGCAATAGGTGAACATTTAATAATGCCTCCAACTGTAGATGTTGATAATCTTCAAATTTCAAAAGAGAAACTAGACCAAATTCCGTTTTTTGGAACCCTTAATAACCTTAAAGGTGGTTATGAATTTGTTGATTATGCTGTTAACCATCCAGATAAGCAATTTGTTGTTTATGGCGAAAACAAACTACAAGTAGATATCCCTAAAAACATTAAGTTTAAATCTCCAATAGAAAACAAAGAGGTTTTAAATATACTAGGCAAAACAAAAACCATTATAATAAAACCTGTTTGGCCAGAACCCTCAGGACGGTTAGCTGCAGAAGCTTTTTTATCTGATTGTGAGATTATCACTAATGATAAAGTAGGAACGTGGTCGTTTAACTTTTATCCAGATGATAAAGCAAAAGCTTTAAAAGCCATAAAGGAGACGATACCAGAATTTTGGAACAACATTAATTTAATACAGAATCAAGAATTAGATAAAGAACAAAACAAAAGTTTAGGTAATGTACTTGTAAAGAAATCTTATGGAGGTTTGGGAGACATTTTTTTTACGATACCTGCAGTTTATAAATTAAAGGCAGTATCCCAAAAAGTAACCTATGCTTTAGCGCCTAGATTGGTTAACTTTTTTAAAACCTACTTAAACGGTGTTGCAGTTATAAGTAGTAAAGAAATCGAAACTAAGCAATACGATACTATAATAGAGTTAGGAAACCATCCTAAGTTTAACTACGAGGTTAATCAAATTGAATATATAACAGGCAAGAAACTTAAACAACATTCCATTAAACATTATATTGATGGCGTTGCTCGTTTACACGCAAATATTGAGAATAATTATTCTGGGTTTCCTTATTTTAAAAGAGATGAAACAGCATTAAAATCAAAAAAATATTTCACGGTTCACCCGGGAGCTGGATTTATTTTAAAGGCTTGGCCAATTACATACTTTGCTAAATTAATCGAACAAATACATAATTATTACCCAGAGTTAGAAGTACAAGTTATACAAGGCCCCAAGGATCCAGATATTTCACCTTATTTAAGTCGTGAATTGTCTTTTAAAATAATTGATGGCGGTATAGAAGATGTTGCTAAAGCCGTCTCTGGTGCCATGTTTCATATAGGTAACGATTCTGGTATTACCCATTTGGCAGGAGCATTTAACTGCCCAATTTTAACTATTTACGGACCAACTGGGCCAGGGTCTTGGGGCGCATATTCAGAAAATGTAGAGTTAATATGGGGTAAAAAAGGTCATTGTAATTTAACGTGTAACTATAATGTTATTATTAATTGTGAAGATAGAGTTTGTTTAAATAACGTTTTACCCAATAGGCTTTTTTATAGATTGCAAAAACTATTGGATAAATTAGGGTTTACAAGCCAAGAAATCTATTATTACAATACAGAGTTTCAGTTAAAAAAGGAGAAAAATAATAGCTATGTTTTTAAAAACTTAGAAAATGAATATTTGTTAGAGTTTTCAGACGAGGAAAGCCAACATTATTTTTCTAGTGCTTTTAATGGAGAGATTATTAACACCAAAAATATGCCAGAACAATTTAGAGAAATGTTTAGCTCTTTAGTGTCCTTAGATATTTTTACACCTATGATGCATTTAAAATAA